One Leptolyngbya subtilissima AS-A7 genomic window carries:
- a CDS encoding DUF4383 domain-containing protein produces the protein MRERNCALVLGILFTVLGLAGFVPALVTLPSPDMASAAPLPIDMGDTYVQGFGYLFGLFPINLMHNLVHLAVGIFGISASTTVGGARLFNRFFAISYLLIAIMGLVPVAHTTFGLMPIFGNNVWFNAVTALIAGYFGFVAPDKETSLSV, from the coding sequence ATGAGAGAACGCAACTGTGCACTAGTTTTAGGCATTTTATTTACGGTTTTGGGTTTGGCTGGGTTTGTTCCAGCGCTTGTAACGCTTCCCTCACCGGACATGGCCAGCGCTGCCCCTCTTCCAATTGATATGGGAGATACCTATGTACAGGGTTTTGGCTATCTTTTTGGCCTTTTCCCGATCAACTTAATGCACAACCTAGTTCACCTAGCGGTGGGCATCTTTGGGATCTCGGCTTCTACCACGGTAGGTGGTGCCCGTTTGTTTAATCGGTTCTTTGCAATTTCTTATCTGTTGATTGCCATTATGGGTTTGGTACCCGTGGCTCATACCACGTTTGGCTTGATGCCGATTTTTGGCAACAACGTTTGGTTCAACGCCGTTACAGCGTTGATAGCGGGCTATTTTGGGTTTGTTGCACCCGACAAAGAAACCAGCCTCAGCGTTTAA
- a CDS encoding site-specific integrase, whose product MPRTPKGEISINDSDGWIQLVWRYEGKRKWFSPGLRYEPINLAVAHQLAHQIKLDIISGNFDPSLKKYKGDRSLEPAKDLGAVKLFERFIEFKTKKVQHRTLEKYKGLLTWLREFYGDRPATEKDAEDFIHWLNENMEPVTSQERLGLLKSGWKWGIKQELVKDNPWVELRVRNRPKQKPKAFTKDEVQRILKGFAEHCRYNHYTDYVRFKFSCGCRTGEANGLRWRHLNEDCTVIWFGEAHTHGEFKETKTGKDRDVKLSDSLGAMLRFRRPTNVDPDSLVFPAPKGGAITEGNFGKRGWRKVLEAQGVPYRRYYNTRHTFISHALESGMNPVEVAAITGHDVKTLYQNYAGLIKSHPKTPELF is encoded by the coding sequence ATGCCTAGGACTCCTAAGGGCGAAATCAGCATAAATGACAGTGACGGTTGGATTCAGCTTGTATGGCGCTACGAGGGTAAGCGGAAGTGGTTCAGCCCTGGTCTACGGTATGAACCGATCAACCTGGCAGTGGCCCACCAGTTGGCCCACCAGATCAAGTTGGACATAATCAGCGGTAACTTTGATCCAAGTCTTAAGAAGTACAAGGGCGATCGCAGTCTTGAGCCAGCCAAGGATCTAGGGGCTGTGAAGCTGTTTGAGCGGTTCATCGAGTTCAAGACCAAGAAGGTACAGCATAGAACTTTAGAAAAATATAAAGGGCTGCTGACTTGGCTTAGAGAGTTCTATGGCGATCGCCCTGCTACGGAGAAGGATGCTGAGGACTTCATTCACTGGCTCAATGAGAATATGGAACCAGTCACCAGCCAAGAAAGGCTAGGGTTGCTGAAATCTGGCTGGAAATGGGGAATCAAGCAAGAACTCGTGAAGGATAACCCTTGGGTAGAACTGAGGGTCAGGAATCGGCCTAAGCAGAAGCCCAAAGCCTTTACTAAGGACGAAGTACAGCGCATACTCAAGGGTTTTGCGGAACATTGTCGCTATAACCACTACACCGACTATGTGAGATTCAAATTTAGCTGTGGTTGTCGAACTGGAGAGGCTAATGGTCTTCGCTGGCGACACTTGAACGAAGATTGCACTGTGATTTGGTTTGGTGAAGCTCATACTCATGGCGAGTTCAAGGAAACCAAGACTGGCAAGGATCGAGACGTGAAGCTATCTGACAGCCTGGGGGCAATGTTGCGTTTTCGTAGACCTACCAACGTTGACCCTGATAGTTTGGTATTTCCAGCACCAAAGGGCGGTGCAATCACAGAGGGTAACTTTGGTAAGCGTGGATGGCGGAAGGTTTTAGAGGCTCAGGGAGTGCCCTACCGTCGTTACTATAATACTCGCCACACGTTTATCTCTCATGCTCTTGAATCAGGTATGAACCCGGTAGAGGTAGCGGCGATTACTGGGCATGATGTCAAGACACTGTACCAAAACTATGCCGGATTGATCAAAAGCCATCCAAAAACACCGGAGTTGTTTTAA
- a CDS encoding DUF2243 domain-containing protein, with amino-acid sequence MIDSPSSGTAEKPSAFPINVRPFKVAGFLIGFGLGGFIDAIVLHMLLQWHHLVSGRVPMNTLVGLQRNVFWDGVLSAGMWLVIVVGLAVLWRGMQQVPIVPLTTSAFVGWILMGWGGFQLFDSVFFHALLGLHHIRPGPNYLVYDAAFFLIGFVLIGLGFLMTRNQIDA; translated from the coding sequence ATGATCGACTCTCCTTCCTCAGGTACGGCAGAAAAGCCCAGTGCTTTTCCGATCAACGTTAGGCCGTTTAAGGTGGCCGGGTTTTTGATCGGGTTTGGTCTGGGCGGCTTTATTGACGCCATTGTTTTGCACATGCTGTTGCAGTGGCACCACCTGGTTTCGGGCCGGGTACCAATGAACACTTTGGTAGGTTTGCAGCGCAACGTTTTTTGGGATGGAGTTTTGAGCGCTGGCATGTGGTTGGTCATCGTGGTTGGGCTGGCTGTGCTGTGGCGCGGTATGCAGCAGGTCCCCATTGTGCCCCTCACCACCTCAGCTTTTGTGGGATGGATTTTGATGGGGTGGGGCGGATTCCAGCTCTTCGACAGCGTCTTTTTTCACGCTCTGCTGGGGCTGCACCACATCCGGCCGGGACCTAATTATTTAGTCTACGACGCGGCCTTTTTTCTAATCGGCTTTGTGTTGATTGGATTAGGTTTTCTCATGACGCGTAACCAAATTGATGCTTAG
- a CDS encoding BT4734/BF3469 family protein — MKSILESPVSVFKFSHENSTVPAHTTAILDALDSIRTNEQAKIVRDIYQKEGKSKHYKAEKKKLPGITWAGTFPIRKDDCIDKVSGVMYLDKDELDITLDQIVQYPEVVACWKSVSGAGYGFLAFYEGNYKSAFRELSIRFEARGIKLDPQCSNIGRLNFLSYDPELWIREDWESCPVVVGPEPELGEIEDIPTGTFAATLEEVIENCIGYANDRAGKYEEGNRYNYSIYLACKLIHYGVPLSEVFSDIEKFIPDITDDTLERINDLYHRWADQYGTWSYSTTNYDEYWVPVIYKYNAPENAIVLNQEYTSNYPVENHPKLGIKAAKGTGKTTLIKRWVNQFNDPKMVLVVSNRQSIVDKLVNDLGFVDYRNVKGGDYRRGGRYVICINSIPHIPAEMRSGCVTIIDEVESTLNDLTLSSTFGSNRNEVRMALEEMVSTCEGLLYLDADISEATYNYINELTEGGEFLVNMYQPLAHKGKAGGMTNLEIRTSKNMEAVLTDLDNTIKCRTPFIYCDLAATVTILGTIYPEFDAITSDTKANYPQIFNDPDNYRPAGSIGSPSVATAISLTNGHFNFVGGIYQLKLTTIEMFAQGLHRVRSGCDRVVWCVSTTNPKLAKTEAECLADILSAQQKVFDLNDVPKKAVATPFDRLKAAMMAKNSRQHAFPLQAMREKFRAEGYFVTETELLDGEMTELDIIYKQAKEFIKVSKIESIINAEDVDIEVLQEKKELTPDESASLIKCLIRRSLVINDVIKEDVKFYQKDDNWQAIRLVEYLNDPKLAEQKDEWQKDYYAPDKDFCLDTVRLACDLNLGYFRDNAQSITVEDIKELVEVAREHSADIKLLFGIDISKLKKENAIARKILACVGLKVVSKRHYADGKEFQIPEVNIDEYFEEVIQRRELKRAEVQVVPTKDTLDLGRPSQLKEALSPHYFSDQFRNELEDYFPREHTLGEEDDDNLIIEF; from the coding sequence ATGAAATCCATTCTCGAATCACCAGTATCAGTTTTCAAGTTTTCACACGAGAACTCTACTGTACCTGCTCACACCACCGCAATATTAGATGCGCTGGACAGTATTCGCACTAATGAACAGGCAAAAATTGTAAGAGATATTTACCAGAAGGAAGGCAAAAGCAAGCATTATAAAGCTGAAAAGAAGAAACTACCTGGCATTACCTGGGCTGGAACCTTCCCTATCCGCAAAGATGACTGTATAGATAAAGTCAGCGGAGTGATGTACCTGGACAAAGATGAACTAGACATCACTCTCGATCAAATCGTCCAATACCCTGAAGTTGTAGCCTGCTGGAAGAGTGTTTCTGGAGCGGGATACGGCTTTCTTGCTTTCTATGAGGGTAACTACAAGAGTGCTTTCCGTGAACTCAGCATACGGTTTGAGGCCAGAGGTATTAAACTTGATCCTCAATGTTCAAATATTGGACGGCTTAACTTCCTCTCTTATGACCCTGAGCTTTGGATAAGAGAAGATTGGGAGTCCTGCCCTGTTGTCGTTGGCCCCGAACCTGAGTTGGGTGAGATCGAGGATATTCCGACAGGTACTTTTGCAGCAACGCTTGAGGAGGTCATTGAGAACTGCATAGGGTACGCAAACGATCGCGCTGGTAAGTACGAAGAAGGCAATCGTTACAACTACAGCATTTACCTAGCTTGCAAACTCATTCATTACGGTGTTCCTCTCTCGGAAGTTTTCAGTGACATCGAGAAGTTCATACCTGACATCACTGACGACACCTTAGAGAGAATCAATGACCTCTACCATCGCTGGGCTGACCAATATGGCACCTGGTCTTACTCGACCACCAACTACGACGAGTATTGGGTTCCTGTTATCTATAAGTACAACGCTCCTGAAAATGCGATCGTACTAAACCAGGAGTACACCTCAAACTACCCAGTTGAGAATCACCCTAAGTTGGGAATCAAGGCTGCCAAGGGTACTGGCAAGACCACCCTCATCAAACGATGGGTGAATCAGTTCAATGATCCCAAGATGGTTCTGGTCGTCTCTAACCGTCAGTCCATCGTAGATAAGTTGGTGAACGATCTAGGGTTTGTGGACTACCGCAACGTCAAAGGCGGTGATTACCGCAGGGGTGGTCGTTATGTCATCTGTATAAACTCGATTCCTCATATCCCTGCTGAGATGCGTTCTGGCTGTGTAACCATCATCGATGAAGTGGAGAGCACTCTGAATGACCTGACCCTTAGCAGCACATTTGGATCTAATCGTAATGAAGTTAGGATGGCTCTAGAGGAAATGGTCTCAACCTGTGAGGGTTTACTGTACCTAGATGCTGACATATCGGAAGCCACCTACAACTACATCAACGAACTCACCGAAGGTGGAGAGTTCCTGGTAAATATGTACCAGCCTCTAGCTCATAAGGGGAAAGCAGGTGGAATGACTAACCTGGAGATTCGTACCAGCAAAAATATGGAGGCGGTACTGACAGACCTTGACAACACTATTAAATGTCGCACTCCTTTCATCTACTGTGATCTTGCGGCGACGGTTACCATCCTTGGTACTATCTACCCTGAGTTTGACGCTATAACCAGTGACACAAAAGCTAATTATCCTCAAATCTTCAACGACCCTGATAACTATCGTCCTGCTGGATCGATTGGTTCTCCTTCTGTAGCAACTGCTATCAGCCTCACCAACGGTCATTTCAACTTTGTAGGTGGTATCTACCAACTGAAACTTACAACCATTGAGATGTTTGCTCAGGGGCTACATAGGGTACGTTCTGGTTGCGATCGCGTCGTATGGTGTGTATCAACCACTAATCCTAAACTAGCGAAGACTGAAGCGGAATGTTTAGCTGATATTTTGTCTGCACAACAAAAAGTTTTTGATTTGAACGATGTACCGAAGAAGGCTGTAGCTACTCCGTTCGATCGTCTTAAGGCCGCAATGATGGCTAAGAACTCTCGCCAACACGCTTTCCCCCTCCAAGCGATGCGTGAGAAATTCCGTGCTGAAGGGTACTTTGTCACTGAGACTGAACTCCTTGATGGTGAGATGACTGAATTAGACATCATCTACAAGCAGGCTAAAGAGTTTATCAAGGTTTCTAAGATTGAGTCCATCATCAATGCTGAAGATGTAGACATAGAAGTTCTTCAAGAAAAGAAAGAGTTGACACCGGACGAGAGTGCTAGTTTGATAAAGTGTCTCATCAGGCGATCGCTGGTTATTAATGATGTTATTAAAGAAGATGTAAAATTCTACCAGAAAGATGACAATTGGCAAGCCATTCGTTTGGTTGAGTATCTGAACGACCCCAAGTTGGCTGAGCAGAAAGATGAGTGGCAGAAAGATTATTACGCTCCTGATAAGGACTTCTGCCTTGATACCGTCAGACTGGCCTGTGACCTTAACCTAGGCTATTTTAGGGACAATGCTCAGTCTATTACCGTTGAAGACATTAAAGAGCTAGTAGAGGTTGCTAGGGAGCACTCAGCAGACATCAAGCTTCTCTTCGGTATTGATATCAGCAAGTTGAAAAAAGAAAACGCCATCGCTCGTAAGATTCTTGCCTGTGTAGGTCTGAAGGTGGTTAGCAAGAGACATTATGCTGACGGTAAAGAATTTCAGATTCCCGAGGTTAATATCGATGAATACTTTGAGGAGGTCATTCAGCGCCGAGAGTTGAAGAGAGCAGAAGTTCAGGTAGTGCCTACAAAAGACACTCTAGATTTAGGTCGCCCTTCTCAATTAAAAGAGGCTTTGAGTCCTCACTATTTCAGTGATCAGTTCCGCAATGAGTTAGAAGACTATTTCCCTAGAGAACATACTTTAGGAGAAGAGGATGACGACAATCTTATAATCGAGTTCTGA
- a CDS encoding glycoside hydrolase family protein, producing the protein MLAYLERKCLPAIAPLGFAEHQASALDSFCYNVGPHQFIGSEIYLHAQASNRQADALMS; encoded by the coding sequence ATGCTGGCCTACCTGGAGCGCAAATGCCTACCTGCGATCGCACCCTTGGGCTTCGCTGAGCATCAGGCCAGTGCCCTGGACAGCTTCTGCTACAACGTGGGTCCGCACCAGTTTATAGGCAGCGAAATCTACCTCCACGCACAGGCGAGCAACCGCCAAGCCGATGCCCTAATGAGCTGA
- a CDS encoding CheR family methyltransferase: MDLNPSVRTDAPFPVVGMAASAGGLEAFINLISNLPADTGMAFVLIQHLAPDHESQLAEILGRVTPMAVQQVQDQMAIAPNQIYVIPPNTQMTLIDGAFCLAARQKTQGKYMPGDAFFESLAADWGNKAIAVVLSGMDGDGSQGLKAIKVAGGVTFAQCEDSARYDSMPNTAVATGDVDFVLPPEAIAAELVNISRSPLLTVSEPLQGVKELPQADDALTTIFALLRTMKGVDFTFYKSKTIDRRMQRRMLLYKLDTLENYAQHLQEHPAEVQALHDEILIHVTSFFRDPDTFEQLKAQVFPTISQNKAADTPIRIWVAGCSTGEEVYSIAICLLEFFSDRATIPTIQIFATDISEAAIAKARAGVYLESQMGGVSPERLSRFFFPVAAGGYQISSAVRELCIFARHDLGSDPPFSNLDLISCRNVLIYLSSALQERIIAIFHYSLNLNGFLMLGMSESVKTASDLFTSVHEPAKIYARKLTLTRPLFSFTTRVHPAVGGERPPRVIETTSNNFDVVREVDQLIAARYAPVSVIINDQMQILHLRGDTDPYLKLPTGTTDLNVLMMAREGLILPLRTAIYQAQTQNIVVRQEQVQLDSGEDSAYLNLEVIPFQPTTAATVYFLVIFEAVLLPVLPASAAAERQEPEDLEREILQLRQALSAAIQRELSAQAHLQAVIEEHSHLNQNLRVANEEILSSNEELQSTNEELQTAKEEIQATNEELSTTNDELRSRHLQQIRDNSDLNNLVDSISVPILMLNNKLEIRRLTSTAQRLFNFIPSDVGRPFSDLCTDFDVSSLESMALEVLETLNTKEQEIQTRTGYWYSLRIRPYRTTENLIDGVTIVFLDIDALKRHAAILEAARDYAEAIIETVPTPLVVLDAALRVDMVNRAFRDMFQTSASTFVRSSLFDLSNGQWNSPQLRSRLADVLSHDSRLQNFEMDYWSERIGQKTLLLNACKLQRDDETAMVLLAIEDITERQRFESERSQLLAQEQVARQQAETANLAKDEFLSNLSHELRNPLNAILGWAQQLRARALEETTIIRALETIERNARMQSQLIEDILDTSRIVNGRLILRPAPLELRSVVQAAIETVQLSADAKQIEIVAQLNAETVVGDANRLQQVFWNLLSNAIKFTPPNGRIEITLERVQGQAQIRVTDTGQGITADLLPHVFERFRQGDSSTTKAKPGLGLGLAIAQQLVELHGGTMQATSPGEGQGATFIVRLPLDGRLGAPPFSVESPASESSSAPVASVDGLQILAVDDEIDTLELFKFVLGNYGAKVLTVASASEALAALNDNPNRYNVLICDIGMPEKDGYWLIQQVRALSADAGGQIPAIALTAYVDEADRQRAIAAGFQRHLAKPVDPEDLIRAIVSVHSDSM; encoded by the coding sequence ATGGATTTAAATCCTTCAGTTAGAACCGATGCGCCGTTTCCGGTTGTGGGGATGGCTGCTTCTGCGGGTGGCCTGGAAGCGTTCATAAACTTGATCTCTAACTTGCCAGCCGACACGGGTATGGCATTTGTGCTGATTCAGCATCTAGCGCCTGACCATGAGAGCCAACTGGCTGAGATCTTAGGTAGAGTCACCCCAATGGCGGTGCAGCAGGTGCAAGACCAGATGGCGATCGCGCCCAACCAGATTTACGTGATTCCGCCCAACACCCAAATGACATTGATAGATGGGGCCTTTTGTCTGGCGGCGCGCCAGAAAACTCAGGGCAAATATATGCCGGGGGATGCGTTTTTTGAGTCGTTGGCCGCGGATTGGGGCAATAAAGCGATCGCAGTCGTGCTGTCAGGCATGGATGGCGACGGTTCGCAGGGGTTAAAAGCGATTAAGGTGGCGGGCGGTGTGACCTTTGCCCAGTGCGAAGACAGCGCCAGGTATGACAGTATGCCGAATACGGCGGTTGCTACCGGAGACGTTGATTTTGTGCTGCCGCCCGAGGCGATCGCCGCAGAGCTGGTCAACATCAGCCGCAGCCCGCTGTTGACCGTCTCAGAGCCGCTTCAGGGCGTAAAGGAGCTGCCTCAGGCGGACGATGCCCTGACCACCATTTTTGCGCTGCTGCGCACGATGAAGGGCGTTGACTTCACGTTTTACAAATCTAAGACGATCGATCGCCGCATGCAGCGCCGGATGCTGCTGTATAAGCTCGACACCCTGGAAAACTATGCTCAGCACCTGCAAGAGCACCCGGCTGAGGTTCAAGCTCTACATGATGAGATTCTGATCCACGTCACGAGTTTCTTCCGGGATCCAGATACCTTTGAGCAGCTCAAAGCACAGGTTTTTCCAACCATTAGTCAAAACAAAGCCGCAGACACGCCCATTCGAATCTGGGTGGCGGGGTGCTCGACGGGGGAAGAAGTCTACTCGATCGCCATTTGCTTGCTAGAGTTTTTTAGCGATCGCGCCACCATCCCGACGATTCAGATTTTTGCCACCGACATCAGCGAAGCCGCGATCGCCAAAGCTAGGGCAGGCGTTTACTTAGAAAGCCAAATGGGGGGCGTCTCGCCCGAGCGGCTCAGCCGCTTTTTCTTTCCGGTGGCCGCCGGAGGATACCAAATTAGCAGCGCTGTCCGTGAACTCTGTATCTTTGCGCGGCACGATTTAGGCAGCGATCCGCCGTTCTCTAATCTCGACCTGATTAGCTGTCGCAACGTGCTGATTTATCTATCGAGTGCGTTGCAAGAGCGCATCATCGCTATTTTTCACTACAGTCTCAACCTCAACGGCTTTCTCATGCTGGGCATGTCTGAAAGCGTCAAAACCGCCTCAGACCTATTTACGTCGGTTCACGAGCCCGCCAAAATTTATGCGCGCAAGCTGACCTTGACTCGTCCCCTGTTTTCATTCACCACCAGGGTTCACCCGGCTGTCGGTGGCGAGCGCCCGCCGCGAGTGATTGAAACCACCAGCAATAATTTTGATGTAGTGCGAGAAGTTGACCAGCTAATCGCCGCTCGCTACGCCCCAGTGTCTGTAATTATCAACGACCAAATGCAGATTCTCCACCTGCGCGGCGACACCGACCCCTATCTGAAGCTACCCACCGGCACCACTGACCTCAACGTGTTGATGATGGCCCGAGAAGGGCTAATACTGCCCCTGCGCACCGCTATCTACCAAGCTCAAACTCAAAACATTGTGGTGCGACAAGAACAGGTTCAGCTGGACTCGGGTGAGGACTCAGCGTACCTCAACCTAGAAGTAATTCCATTTCAGCCGACCACTGCCGCCACAGTTTATTTTTTGGTGATCTTTGAAGCGGTTTTGCTACCGGTTCTCCCCGCCTCAGCGGCAGCTGAGCGTCAGGAACCGGAAGACCTAGAGCGTGAAATATTGCAGCTTCGTCAAGCTCTGTCCGCTGCGATCCAGCGAGAACTTTCGGCGCAGGCGCATTTGCAGGCGGTGATTGAGGAACACAGCCACCTCAACCAAAATCTGCGAGTGGCCAATGAAGAAATTCTGTCGAGCAATGAGGAGTTGCAGAGCACCAACGAAGAGCTCCAGACGGCTAAAGAAGAGATTCAGGCTACTAACGAAGAACTCTCCACCACCAACGACGAACTGCGCAGCCGCCACCTGCAACAAATTCGAGACAACAGTGATCTCAACAACCTGGTTGATAGCATCAGTGTGCCGATCCTAATGCTCAACAATAAGCTGGAAATTCGTCGGCTTACATCCACAGCACAGCGTCTGTTCAACTTCATTCCTAGCGATGTCGGCAGACCGTTTAGCGACCTTTGCACCGATTTTGACGTTTCCAGCCTAGAGTCTATGGCGTTAGAAGTGCTAGAGACGCTCAACACCAAAGAACAAGAAATTCAAACTCGAACCGGCTATTGGTACTCCCTGCGGATTCGTCCCTATCGCACGACAGAAAACCTGATTGACGGCGTAACCATAGTTTTTCTCGACATCGACGCGCTCAAACGCCATGCTGCCATCTTGGAGGCGGCTCGTGACTATGCAGAAGCGATCATTGAGACGGTGCCCACCCCCTTAGTTGTGCTGGATGCCGCTCTTCGAGTGGACATGGTCAATCGCGCGTTCCGCGACATGTTTCAGACGTCAGCATCAACGTTTGTGCGCTCGTCCCTGTTTGACCTCAGCAACGGGCAGTGGAATAGTCCTCAACTGCGATCGCGCTTAGCAGACGTGCTCAGCCATGATAGTCGGCTGCAAAATTTTGAGATGGACTATTGGTCTGAACGAATTGGGCAAAAAACGCTGCTGCTCAATGCCTGCAAGCTACAGCGTGACGATGAGACGGCGATGGTTTTGCTCGCGATCGAAGACATTACCGAGCGCCAGCGGTTTGAAAGCGAGCGCTCCCAACTCCTCGCCCAAGAACAGGTCGCCCGTCAGCAGGCCGAAACGGCCAACCTCGCCAAAGATGAGTTTCTCTCCAACCTCTCCCACGAACTCCGCAATCCTCTCAACGCCATACTCGGCTGGGCGCAGCAGCTTCGTGCGCGCGCCCTCGAAGAAACGACTATTATCCGTGCTTTAGAGACAATTGAGCGCAATGCCAGGATGCAATCCCAACTGATTGAGGACATTTTAGATACCTCTCGGATTGTTAACGGCAGGCTCATTCTTCGCCCGGCTCCGCTCGAACTGCGCTCAGTGGTGCAGGCTGCGATCGAGACCGTTCAACTTTCAGCCGACGCCAAACAGATTGAAATTGTGGCTCAGCTCAATGCTGAAACGGTAGTCGGGGATGCCAATCGATTGCAGCAAGTCTTTTGGAATTTGCTGTCAAACGCGATTAAATTTACCCCGCCCAACGGGCGCATTGAAATCACCCTAGAGCGGGTGCAGGGGCAGGCTCAAATTCGGGTTACTGACACCGGGCAGGGCATTACAGCCGATTTATTGCCGCATGTTTTTGAGCGCTTCCGGCAGGGCGACTCTAGCACCACCAAAGCAAAGCCCGGTTTGGGCCTAGGGCTCGCGATCGCCCAGCAGCTGGTAGAACTCCACGGCGGCACCATGCAAGCCACCAGCCCCGGCGAAGGACAAGGCGCCACGTTCATCGTCAGGTTGCCGCTGGACGGGCGCTTGGGAGCGCCGCCATTCAGTGTAGAGTCGCCTGCATCAGAGAGTTCAAGCGCCCCAGTTGCGTCGGTAGACGGCCTGCAAATTTTGGCCGTCGATGACGAAATTGATACCCTTGAGCTATTCAAATTTGTGCTAGGAAACTATGGGGCTAAGGTGCTAACTGTGGCCTCTGCCAGCGAAGCCCTAGCGGCTCTGAATGACAATCCCAATCGGTACAACGTGCTAATTTGCGATATTGGCATGCCCGAGAAAGACGGCTATTGGTTGATTCAGCAAGTGCGAGCGCTGAGTGCAGATGCCGGCGGGCAAATTCCAGCCATCGCGCTGACGGCTTATGTGGATGAAGCCGACCGACAACGGGCGATCGCCGCCGGGTTCCAGCGCCATCTGGCGAAACCTGTGGACCCAGAAGACCTCATCAGAGCGATCGTGTCAGTCCATAGCGACTCCATGTAA